One Plasmodium cynomolgi strain B DNA, chromosome 12, whole genome shotgun sequence genomic region harbors:
- a CDS encoding hypothetical protein (putative): protein MESPKASMHEAYKSFCSQHPLKKLSMPKSDLVWSYYDINSRNENIVIFLHGICGTAGCYFYQLDALANLGFRVISFQYPCYNYLKDWIKNMCNILEYLNIKKAHFFASDLGGYLMQLYAKLYPSKVESLILCNSYRRTDDFAAVAAFRNVYGKLYSFLPHVLLKKIILENYIYVNYVNIDLKEKNSLEFMSNEVDLISSADLGGRISLQLSSENVDRININDRSITILQTLNNTYADSLNEDMKNAYPYAKHAILKSGGSFPYLSRHEEVNMYILVHLRNNCNAVFVKEQISSMSYMHQLKSEEVDIDQFASGRKFGKRVDGNTQKMTSEGKCKISIINRCCTSASSGDMHKGKIYHNEGGDPNGNTFSYRERRKMEEGKIKQGVRNIRRDGHSEEQADLFNLYKNGSYNSCENFSRNDTVTSEETVNSHEKVDAAPNSGQHSLYRGGAYGEVYSKNNDFRAGGINAKFGEERHESYAKHNPYEEQNEHRAHVHNYTNEAFPDDPDADIVDINHNDGYYKNGYQHVSRNVTREDDVYGSPNGEYTYTSNEDIQSTGRIVRNSEERYNKESLNYADNCNENDPRYGRANFYICFLRHW, encoded by the exons ATGGAGTCGCCAAAAGCATCAATGCATGAAGCGTATAAGAGCTTCTGCTCACAGCACCCCCTGAAGAAATTGTCCATGCCGAAGAGCGATCTTGTATGGTCCTACTACGACATTAACAgcagaaatgaaaacataGTGATCTTTTTGCATGGGATATGTGGAACAGCTGGGTGTTACTTTTATCAACTAGACGCATTGGCAAACTTAGGGTTCCGAGTTATATCCTTTCAGTACCCATGTTATAATTACCTAAAGGActggataaaaaatatgtgtaacATATtggaatatttaaatataaagaaggctcatttttttgcctccgaTTTGGGTGGGTACCTAATGCAGTTGTATGCAAAATTGTATCCATCCAAAGTGGAGTCTTTAATACTGTGCAACTCGTACAGAAGGACAGATGACTTTGCTGCAGTTGCAGCGTTCAGAAATGTTTACGGGAAATTATATAGCTTTTTACCCCAtgtgttattaaaaaaaatcatattggaaaattatatttatgtaaattatgtgaatatagatttaaaggagaaaaattcacTAGAGTTCATGAGTAACGAAGTGGACTTAATTTCTTCTGCAGATTTAGGGGGAAGAATAAGTTTGCAACTGTCATCGGAAAACGTTGACAGGATTAATATCAACGATAGAAGTATCACCATTCTGCAGACATTAAATAATACCTATGCAGATAGCCTAAATGAGGACATGAAAAATGCTTACCCCTATGCTAAACATGCGATATTGAAATCAGGGGGTTCCTTTCCTTATCTCAGTAGGCACGAAGAAGtcaatatgtacattttggtTCACCTCAGGAACAACTGTAACGCTGTATTTGTGAAGGAGCAAATAAGTAGCATGAGTTATATGCACCAACTCAAAAGTGAAGAAGTAGACATAGATCAGTTCGCTTCTGGGAGAAAATTTGGCAAACGGGTTGATGGGAATACTCAGAAGATGACCAGTGAAgggaaatgtaaaattagTATCATAAACCGTTGTTGCACTAGTGCCTCTAGTGGTGATATGCATAAGGGTAAAATCTACCACAATGAGGGTGGAGATCCTAACGGGAATACCTTTTCGTATagggaaaggagaaaaatggaagaagggaaaataaaacaggGAGTACGTAACATCAGGCGGGATGGGCACTCAGAGGAACAGGCGgatctttttaatttgtataaaaatggcaGTTATAATAGTTGCGAAAATTTTAGCAGGAACGACACCGTGACTAGCGAGGAGACTGTAAATAGCCACGAAAAGGTGGACGCGGCGCCCAACAGTGGTCAACATAGTCTCTACCGCGGTGGTGCGTATGGGGAGGTGTACTCCAAAAATAACGATTTCCGCGCAGGGGGAATAAACGCAAAGTTTGGCGAAGAACGCCACGAGAGCTATGCCAAGCATAATCCGtatgaagaacaaaatgaacatcgCGCGCATGTGCACAATTACACGAATGAGGCATTTCCAGATGATCCCGACGCGGACATCGTGGACATAAATCATAATGACggttattacaaaaatggttATCAGCACGTGAGCAGAAATGTGACGCGCGAAGACGACGTGTATGGCAGCCCTAATGGCGAATATACGTACACAAGCAACGAGGACATCCAATCAACCGGGCGAATTGTGCGTAACTCTGAGGAACGCTACAACAAGGAGTCTTTAAATTATGCCGACAACTGTAATGAAAATGACCCGCGATATGGCCGCGcaaat TTTTATATATGCTTCCTGCGGCACTGGTGA
- a CDS encoding hypothetical protein (putative): MDITEFEIPLFSPNITEINFGIFDLWLRGHNEFEVLCMLQNSFYADLIKRKNELNNEGDGDADSDGDGDDVEGKTTNKEKNDHVISKDIEKVLKEKYKDNVFFVKNRIMNMFNTENKESDYIGNNILFDNFLCLYIKQQFYIFNILSHHLTNLDLRFSNFYIPISKNKALKLIKNYYNIDFNLEKEIIKYKSINNISKYTNEIVKITNIHKISVKRQIENIKNMWKYVINIYERRNINISTLYKKRRISMKKVLRFLKKNFQLYKFFMKKETVLDMNNNDGHYRNRSFLFKKKKRKGKGKKKAQNNTNSKNEYLQYNIIKTLENLVGIYLAKRYFRLYWIISYHIEVPKKVNIPYPYFNNIILLLLEKLQINDLILSKEYINISKGIYSTFKSNKNMDALKSKLCGLADINNSLRTRVLIRLKCIMNLLCCFRNSYEITKFLLIFHELQKNEPFTNEKTFIKQNIGNNNFVNRIMCFIKEAENYSKRKKAEYENLRGNEKTNIS; the protein is encoded by the exons ATGGACATCACGGAATTTGAAATACCGCTTTTTTCGCCAAATATTACTGAAATAAATTTCGGGATCTTCGATCTGTGGCTCCGGGGGCACAATG AATTCGAAGTGCTGTGCATGCTGCAGAACAGCTTCTACGCCGACTTGATCAAAAGAAAGAACGAGTTGAACAATGAGGGCGATGGTGATGCTGATAGTGACGGCGACGGGGACGATGTAGAGGGGAAAACAACGAACAAGGAAAAGAACGATCATGTGATTAGTAAGGATATCGAAAAAGTgcttaaagaaaaatacaaagacaatgttttttttgtaaaaaacagAATTATGAATATGTTTAACACGGAAAATAAGGAAAGCGATTACATAGGCAACAATATTTTGTtcgacaattttttatgtttatacataaaacagcaattttacatttttaacattttgtCCCACCATTTGACCAATTTGGATCTGcgtttttccaatttttacatccccataagcaaaaataaagcgctaaaactgataaaaaattattacaacaTTGACTTCAATTTGGAGaaggaaattataaaatataaaagcaTTAACAACATCTCAAAATACACGAACGAGATTGTTAAAATAACAaacatacataaaatatCAGTCAAAAGacaaatagaaaatataaaaaatatgtggaaatatgtaataaatatttacgaaaggagaaatataaacataagTACGTTATATAAGAAAAGACGGATAAGTATGAAAAAGGTATTAAGATTtcttaaaaagaatttccaactttataaattttttatgaaaaaggaaactgTTTTGgatatgaataataatgaTGGTCATTATCGCAATagatcatttttatttaaaaaaaaaaaaagaaaaggaaaagggaagaaaaaggcacaaaataACACCAATTCGAAGAATGAATATCttcaatataatataattaaaactTTGGAAAATCTCGTTGGTATTTATTTAGCCAAGAGGTACTTTCGCCTCTACTGGATTATATCCTATCATATCGAGGTAccaaaaaaggtaaacatCCCTTACCCTTATTTTAACAACatcattttgttgttattgGAAAAGTTACAAATTAACGATCTCATTCTGTCCAAGgagtatataaatattagcAAAGGGATATACAGCACCTTCAAGAGCAACAAGAATATGGACGCGCTTAAGAGTAAGTTATGTGGCCTTGCCGACATTAACAACTCGCTGCGTACCAGGGTCCTCATTCGGCTAAAGTGCATCATGAATCTGCTCTGCTGTTTTAGGAAT TCCTACGAGATAACCAAGTTCCTGCTAATTTTTCACGAGCtgcaaaaaaacgaaccGTTCACGAACGAGAAGACCttcataaaacaaaacatcggcaataacaattttgtgaacaGGATAATGTGCTTTATAAA GGAGGCGGAAAATTATTCCAAGAGGAAAAAGGCCGAGTATGAGAACTTAaggggaaacgaaaaaacgaacattTCGTAG
- a CDS encoding structure specific recognition protein (putative), which translates to IKTDIAMELKNEENKKTNEDFLSEIRFCYPHENDENQNFQNFKNDLLEKVNIGDSKSECIASLANIPLLVPRGRYEIEMYTKSFKLHGKSYDFTIQYTNINKMLLVPKSNSNQYVLIFSLNNKMKQGQTEYPFILIQLNNDDDMELDINASEEDVKKYKLEKSLSGKAYDVVTRLFTALVKKNAIIPGDYRTAKNEHGITCSYRAASGQLYPLNKYFLFIIKPVILISFDDIVTLSFQRTGNINQHRFFSLIIKHKRGMSYEYTNIDKNEYLPLLEFLKSKNINIQDDANVTDKKQDFGDELSESDEEEYVADDDDDDEEDYVAEDEEDDDDEEEADEEEEEEEEEEEEEDDDK; encoded by the coding sequence ATAAAGACGGACATAGCgatggaattaaaaaatgaggaaaataaaaaaacgaatgaagATTTCCTATCAGAAATACGTTTCTGTTATCCCcacgaaaatgatgaaaatcaaaattttcaaaattttaaaaatgatttgctagaaaaagtaaatatagGAGACTCCAAAAGTGAATGCATTGCCTCCCTTGCAAATATACCTCTCCTGGTTCCAAGAGGAAGATACGAAATCGAAATGTACACAAAGTCGTTCAAGCTACATGGAAAGTCCTACGATTTTACCATTCAGTATactaatataaataaaatgttgtTAGTCCCCAAAAGTAACTCCAATCAGTACGTTTTAATCTTTAGcctaaataataaaatgaagcaaGGACAAACTGAATACCCATTCATTTTGATTCAACTCAATAACGATGACGATATGGAGTTGGACATCAATGCAAGTGAAgaagatgtaaaaaaatataaattggAGAAATCACTCTCCGGAAAAGCATACGATGTAGTTACTAGACTATTTACTGCtctggttaaaaaaaatgccatcaTTCCAGGGGACTACAGaacagcaaaaaatgaacatggTATTACATGCAGTTATAGAGCAGCCAGTGGGCAGCTTTACCCCCTAAATAAatacttcctttttattataaaaccGGTCATTTTAATCTCCTTTGATGATATTGTCACACTCAGTTTTCAGAGAACGGGAAATATAAATCAACACCGTTTTTTCTCACTTATCATAAAACACAAAAGAGGAATGAGTTATGAGTATACCAATatagacaaaaatgaatacctCCCTCTGttggaatttttaaaaagtaaaaatataaacattcAGGATGATGCCAATGTTACGGATAAAAAACAGGACTTTGGTGATGAACTGTCCGAATCGGATGAAGAGGAATACGTTGcggatgatgatgatgacgatgaggaggattACGTCGCAGAAGATGAGGAAGACGATGACGATGAGGAAGAGgcagacgaggaggaagaggaagaagaggaagaagaggaagaagaagacgatGATAAATAG